Genomic DNA from Bernardetia sp.:
ACAGGTGGAAATAGTGGAATCGGTTATGCTACTGCCGAAGAATTTGTAGCGCAAGGCGCAACAGTTATTATTACAGGGAGAAACAAAGACCGTATAAAAGAAGCCTCTGAAAAGCTAGGTACAACAGGTATTGTGGCTGACCAATCAAAACTTTCAGATATTGACTATTTGGTAGAAACAGTGAAAAATCAGTTTGGGAAAGTAGATGTGCTTTTCATTAATGCAGGTATTTTTCTTCCTACACCACTCGGACATATTTCAGAAGAGGCTTATACTTCTATGATGGATATTAATTTCAAAGGAGCTGTATTTACACTACAAAAATTCTTACCTATTTTGAATAAAAATGCTTCTGTAATTAATCTTTCTTCAGTAAACGCTTATACTGGAATGCCTAGTACAGCCATTTATGCAGCATCAAAGGCTGCACTCAACTCTTTCACAAGAACGGCTGCGAGCGAACTTGCACCACAAAAAATCCGTGTAAATGCTGTAAACCCAGGGCCTGTAAGTACACCTATTTTTGGAAAAACAGGAATGTCGGAAGAAGATTTGAATGGCTTTGCAGGAGCGATGCAGCAACGTATTCCACTCAAGCAATTTGGTTCTCCAGAAGCCATTGCCAAACTGGTTAGTTTCTTAGCTTCTGATGATGCTTGGTTTATTACAGGCGCAGAATACAATATTGATGGAGGTATCAATGTAAATCCTATTTTAGCAAATCAAAACTAAATTTTAGGTAACTTGCAGGATATTTTGATGCACTCCAAACAATGTTTTGGGGTGCATCGTTGTTTTATTAGATAGTTTTAGATAAAAATAATTACGTTATGGCAAGGAAAAAGCAATTTGATGAAGATGAAATACTAGAAAAGGCAACCCATTTGTTTTGGAAAAAGGGTTTTCATGCGACTTCTATTCAAGATTTGGTAAACGAACTCAAAATAAATAGAGCTAGTCTTTACGATACGTTTGGAGGAAAAGAAGAGCTATTTCAAAAAGCATTACAAGAATATAGAAATAAGAATAAAGCAATTATTAGAGATTTTTTTTCTAAGCAAAAGTCTGTAAAAGAAGGTATAAAAATGCTTTTTTTGCAAGCTATACACACAAAAACAGAAGAAGCTCAAAAAGGTTGTTTTGTGGTAAACTGCACAACTGAGCTTGTTCCCAACAACCAAAATATCTTAGAAGTAGCTATCCAAAACCGAGAAGAATTTGAAGCCTTTTTCTTAGGATTGCTAAGAAAAGGAGTAGAAACAGGAGAAATTTCTGATTCTAAAAACCTTGAAGCCATAGCCTCACTTTTTTATATCTTTTATAGTGGAATAAAGGTAATAGGCAAGACAAATCCGAATATTTCTAATTTGGAGAAAAGTGTGGAGGAGATAGTTTCTTTGTTGGATTGAGTGATTATATATTTCAAGGTTTTAATTTATATTTTACTAAACCATTCCGTATTTACTGAAACTTCTTCTATCAATTCAGTTTTTACGCCTAATGATAATTCTTTCAATTTATCACATAATAAATCTCCATCAATCAAGTCAATAGGAGGTGCGCCATCTCGGGTAGCTTCTTTTACAGCTTCTCTAGTAAAATTTCCTGTGGTAATAAATAATCCTTTGTCTGCTCTTCCCTGCATTGCACCTCTAAAGTCCCTAATTTCACTAGAACTAACAGACCCTTTATATCTTTTAGATTGGAAAAATACATGAAAACTCAAAAAGCCACTGATTCTGACAATTCCCTTTCCATCAATACCTCCATCACCACTTTTGCCAGTAACCTCAACTTGGACAAAACCACTTTCTCTAAGCACTCTTTGGCAAAGCCTTTCAAAAGCAGCAGGCTCAATTCTTAAAATAGTTGCTATGAGAGTTTCTTTCCAGTCTATGTTATCCTCAACTTCTTCTTTAGCTTCATCTTTAATTTCTGTATTTTTCTTTTTTCTCTCTTGATAAGTTATTTCCCTTACTTTTTTTACAATTTCATCAGAGTTAAAGTCCTTTGGATTTAGTTCATTATCTATCAAAGACCATACACCACGAGAGGAATTTTCGATGATGCCATATTTCTTTAAATAGGTTCTTGCCCAAGCAAGACGATAATCCACTTCACTTTGTACACCATTTTCATCGTGCTGAACTTCCAATATATCTTCTGATAAGTTGGCAACTAAATACACAGCTTCATTGATTTCGTCAATAGAACCAGAACCTCCAAGATTTTTCAATGCTTTTAAGGTTGGTATTATGAACTTATCATAATTAGGTACTTTTGTATTATTCTTTTTCATGTTATTATGATAATTTGCACACTTATTTTTCCTGCAAAAGCTCCTTAGCACTATTATACGTACTCGTACTTGGCGTAGAGCCTCCAATCATTTGAGCAATTTCTCTGACACGCTCATCGGCTGAAAGTTTTTTGATTTTTGAAACAGTGCGTTCTGCTGAATTATCTTTATAAATAAAATAATGTGAACTTCCCTGTGAAGCGACTTGTGGCAAGTGGCTGATAATTAAGATTTGATGTGTTTTGGACATATCTTGAATAATTTTACCCATTTTAAGGGCAATTTCTCCAGAAATACCTGTGTCAATCTCATCAAAAACAAGAGTAGGCAATGAAATATGTTTTGCCAAACGATATTTTATACAAAGCATCAAACGAGAAAACTCTCCCCCAGAAGCGACATCTTTCAACGGCTGTGGAGAAATTCCTTTGTTTGCCGAGAACCAAAATTCTACTAAATCTGCCCCCGACGGACTAAGTGGAATAGGTGTGATTTCAATTTGAAAACGAGCATTTGGCATTCCAAGTTCGCCCAAAAGATAATTGATTTGGTTTTGCGTATCTTCTACAACGGATTTTCTTTGTTCGGTAAGCTGTGCTGCAAGGTCTGTCAAGTAGGCTTTGCTTCTTGCTATTTCTTCTTTGAGGTCTTTTAAGTCATCATCAAAATTCTCTACTTTCTTCACTTTTTCAGCTATTTCATCACGAATAGCAATCAGTTCTTCTGGACTTTGAACGTTGTGTTTAGTTTCCAAATGATATAAAGCACTCAAAATCTGTTTTACAACACCTGCTGTTTCATCATCTACTACCAACTCTTCCGATTCTGATTCAATAGACTTTGAAATATCTTGAATTTCTATCATGGCACTATTCAAACGCTCATACAAGGCTTCAAAAGCTGGCGAAAACGAACTTGTTTTGGAAAGCGCATGTACGGCTTCTCTCAAAATATTTTCGGCTGAATATTCCTCGTCTGCGAGTGAGTTGTAGGCAATCGACATTTGCGTTCGTATGAAATCTACATTCTCTAGGCGTTCTAATTCTTGTTCTAGTTCCTCTTTATTTATCTTTTCTAAATCTGCCTTTTCTAGTTCTTCTAAAAGGTGCATATTGTAATCGTACTCTTTTCGAAGCCTAATTTCCTCATTTTTTAGCTCTTCATATTTTTTTATAACTTTTCTGTACTGACGATATTCTTGTCCATAGATTTCTAAAAGTGTTTTGGTATTGGCATACAAATCTAAAACGTCTCTTTGATAATCATTTGAAAAAAGCTGCATCGTGTCGTGCTGTGCGTGAATGTCCATCAGACGAACAGAAATTCTCTTTAAAGAATCTAAGGAAACAGGCATATCATTAATGAAAGCTCTTGAACGCCCATTAGGCGCAATTTGCCTACGAATAATGCAGGTAGTGTCATATTCTACATCTTCTTTCTCAAATATTTTTTGAAGGTTATAATTTGTAATATCAAATGTTCCTTCAATGACACATTTTCCATCTGGATTGAGAAGTACCTTTGTATCTGCTCGGTTTCCAGCCAACAGCCCAAGCGCACCACGCAAGATAGATTTTCCCGCTCCTGTCTCACCTGTAATGACATTTAGGTTAGTGTCAGGCTGAATTTCTAAATGCTCTATGAGCGCATAATTATCGATAAGCAAATGTTTGAGCATAGTATTTAGTTGTTGTGCTTGCTTGTGGAGACACAAGCAATGGCAATATGGAAGAATATGTTTGAGTACGAAAATACAAAATTCTACAATTTAAACCCTGAGGGTTTTCAAAACCCTTAGGGTTTCGAAAAACAGTTCTTTATCTTTGCAAGATAAATTGATATGCTTACAAAATTAGCAAAAAGTATTTATATTTTTACAAATGCCTAGCTTAAAATCCTTTTTTTCTTCTTTTTTGTCTTCTTTTTTAGCAATCCTGTTGCTTTTAGTGTGGAGTATGCCCATTTTGTATCTTTTTACGGCATTTGACGGAGAAAGTAGTACAGCTTGGAATCATATTGCTAAAAATCTTTTGCTAGATTATACATTAGGTTCTTTGAAAATGCTTTTGGGAGTAAGTATAGGCGTACTTTTGCTGGGTGTTCCGACGGCTTGGCTGGTTTCTACTACTGATTTTTTTGGACGTAGATTTTTTCAGTGGTCTTTGGTGTTGCCACTTGCAATTCCAGCTTATATTTTGGCTTATACGTACGCTGCTAGTTTGTCTTATACAGGTGCAGTAGGAATATTTCTAAGAGAAAACGGTCTGCCTTCTATACCAATCATGTCTGATTTTGGAGGTATTTTTATTCTCTCTTTGGCACTTTATCCTTATGTCTATGCAGTTAGTAGAACGGCTTTTTCCAATCAGTTAGGCAGTGTTTGGGAGGCTTCCAAAATGCTTGGGAAATCTTCTTTTTATACATTTTTTAAAGTCGTTTTGCCACTTGCTCGTCCGTTTATCTTTGGAGGACTTCTGCTTGTGATGATGGAAGTTTTGAATGAATACGGAACATTCAAGTATTATGGCATTCAGACTTTTACGACAGGAATTTTCAGTGCATGGGCAAAATTTGGAGACGTAAAAGCTGCTCTTCGTCTAGCATTGTGTCTTTTTGGGGGGATTATTTTATTGGTGGCTTTGGAAAGAAATCAGCGTGGTAGAATGGCTTTTTCAGATGATAAAAATACGACACCTATGCCACGAAAAAAGTTAGGTTTTGTTTGGCAAATTTTAGCTTTTAGTTTTTGTCTTTTGGTATTTTGTTTGGCTTTTGGTTTTCCTGTTTTGCAGCTTATTTTTTGGACAATCAAAGAATTTCAAGATAAGGGAATAGATAAAGTTTTGAATGAAGAAATCTATAATTTGATTTCTCATACTATTACACTTTCCTTTTTGAGTGCTTTTGTGGTTTTGGTAGTAGCTATTTTATTAGGTCTTTTTCAGAAAAAAAATAAGAACTATATCGTTGGTGGGGAAGTCAAAAATAGAACAGTTTCAAGACTTCAAGCAAATACAACAAAATTTATCAGCCGAATTGCTACTATGGGTTATGCCGTTCCGGGGGCTGTGATAGCTGTGGGAGTGTTGGGGGTATTTTTGTGGATTGATAAGAAACTGTATTCTTTTTTGTTGAATAGTTTTGACATAAAAGTAGGCTTGCTGATTTCTGGTACAGTCATTTCTCTAATTTATGCCTATTCTGTTCGTTTTTTAGCTGTGGGAGCTCAACCTATTGAAAGCCAGCTTTTGAAGATTGGAAATTCATTGGAGGCTGCTTCAAGAATGCTAGGAAAAAATGCTATCCAAACGTTTTTCAAAATTACGTTGCCTCTGCTTCGTCCTGCTATGCTGACAGCCTTACTTTTGGTGTTTGTGGATGTGAGTAAAGAACTTCCTCTTACACTTATTTTGCGTCCTTTCAACTATGATACGTTAGCGACAAAGGCTTATGAACTTGCTGACCAAGAGTTTGTGGCACAGTCTGCTTTACCTGCTCTTCTGATTATACTGATAAGTCTTTTACCTGCTATTTTGCTTTCTAAAATTGGTAGAAAGAAATAAACCCTAAAGATTTTTGAAAATCCTTAGGGTTTAGAGAGTTACATTTTCACAACTTTAAAAGTTTTCTGAATTGTACTGGTTTTTAGTTGTATCATATAACTTCCCCTAGCTAAATTTTGAAGGTCATGCATTTCTACTTTATGAGTTCCTTTAGAGAAAGACTGAGAAATAGTTTTTATACTTCTTCCTGTCATATCTAACAGATTAATTTCTACTATTTCTTGCTTATCTAAAGCAAAATCAAGTTTTAGAGTATTTGTAAATGGATTTGGATAAGCTACAAAAGCAGAACTATTTTTAGTATTATCAATGCTCCAATTTACTTTCTTAATATTAGAATAAGAGAACGTACCATCTTTGTCTATTTGCTTCAAACGATAATAAGCTTCTCTATTTTCTATACCAACGTTTTTATCAATAAAAGAATACATATTTTTTGTCTCACTTCTTGAAATCGCATTTCTTGTTTCTCCAATAGCTTTAAAGTCTTCTCCATTTATAGAACGTTCTACTTCGAAATAATCATGGTTTTTTTCTCCAGTAGTTGTCCAGTCTAATATGGCATCACTTTCAAACGGTTTGGCATCAAAAGAAAGGAAGGTAAGAGGTAAAATATTATCATTAGTTAGAGCTCCTAGAGTAAAAGGACTGAAATTAGTTATTGCTCCGTTGCTCAAAACACCATCATAAGGGGTATTGATAATTCCTCCATTAAAATGATCTCGCCAAACACTACCATCCCAACGAACAACTTTTAAGCCTGTTGTCGGTCCTACTGTACAACTACGAATATCATCAAAGCTAAGCGTAACCACTACATTTGAAGAGCCACTTGTTCTGTCTAAAATCCAATATTCACACTGTCCTACATGATGAATAGAAGCCTCTTTAGAGAATGGGTCGTTTGGTGTTATTTGTTTAAAATACTGTGCTGTAAAATGGTCTGTTACATTAGCAGGAGCAGAGATTCCGATAGGTGCTCCCCAACCAGCATTTCCTACAGGAAAATCGAAAGCATCATCTCCAATCTTACGTACTTGCATGTCTGCATGACTTGCATTTGTTGCAACTGTTGAAGTTGCATTATCTACAAAAATAAATTTATGGTTGTTATCAGCTGCAAAAACTCCATCTGTCCAAGTAGCAGAGTTCAAGACTTGTATGTCTGTGTTTTGAGTTCTGACACCTGCCCCCGTATTAATTATTTCTAAATTATGAAAATACAAATCTGTACTTAGAGGAAACGTATTAATTTGCTCTGTATCAATATGTAGAGTAGCTGACATAAGCCTACCAAACTCTCCTGCTGCTAAATCAAATACTCTAATAGTCCAGTTTCCAGAAGGGTTTTCTCCATCAAAATCACTAAGAGGTTGATTTGGTGTAAATGTTCCATTAATGCTTGGTGTTCCACCTCCACACTGGGCTTGTACAGGCTGTATGGCTTCATCATCAAGTGTAACAACAATATTATCTCCACTACAATTACCTGTACCATTTACAGGACTAGCAAGTACATCTTTAAACGTACCCAATGGACTTATTATTCTTATATATAAATCTCCAACACGTGTATGATTAATTTCTATATCTAAATCAATATCAGAGATAGTTTCTACTGTAGCAGGTACATTTATTGTATGGTCAAGGAAAAGGCTAGTAGAAAAGAAGTTATCTGGGATATCAAGTCCAGCACTTGCAGTTGTTGATATATTCAAATCCCAATCACGAAACGTACCTGTATCTACATTAACTCTATCTGAAATATTAAGCGTCCAAACTCCAGAAGGGTTTTCTCCATCAAAAGCAGATAGAGCTTGTGAAGGACGATATGTACCATTAATAGTTGGATTACCTCCGTTACATTGTAATTGAACACTAGCACCAGCAGCGTCTGAAAGTGTTGTATTAATGTTATTCCTAGAGCAATTTCCTAAACCACTCAAAACTCTATTGATAAGAGTCACAGTTGTTCCTGCAGGGCTAGTGAGTGTTACAATCAAATCTCCTACATAAGAATGGTCAATATCTAAATCTACTGTTATGTCGGTAATAGTAGCAGTAGTATTCGGAACTGTAATCGTTCGGCTAACTCCTGCTGCATTATTGTCTGGAATATTTACATCTGTTGAATTATTATATGTAGTTGTGCCTGCTGGAGTCACTAAAGCAGCATCATTATCATAAGAGTTAGAAGATGTAGTCGCTGTCTGTCCTGTACTTATTCCTGTGTGATTGATAAATTGTTGAGCATTTCCATCAAAGCGAATAGTAGATAACCCTGCGTTGTATGCCCCTGCATTAGTAAAATTACCAGCTACTCTTAAAAGTCCTCTACCTGCGTTTATAGTTCCTGTCCCTGTATTGTCAAGGTTTCCTTCAATGATAAGTGTTCCTCCATTGAGATTTATAGTACCACTATTACTCACATCGCCTCTTACTGTGAGTGTTTGTCCTGTAGTTATATTCAGAACATTATTTTCTAAGATAGTAAGTGTTCTGCACTCATTAGTTGCATCAAGTGTTACAGTTCTTGGTGTTCCACAACTAAGAATGACATCGCTAGTTGCAGTAGGCACAGAATTATTAATCCATGTGGCATTTAAATTCCAATTAGAAGAAGCATCTGCATACCACACATTTGATGTAGCAGGAAGTGTTGTAAGTGTAACTGTACCTGTGGTGGCTAACTGACTGAGTTTTCCTTCTGTTACGGCATAAATCTGATAGTGATATGTAGTATTAGGGTTTAGCCCAGTGATACTAGCACTTGTTGTGTTAGCAGGTAATTGCTGATCAAAGGTATAATTAACTCCATCGGTTGAGCGATAAAGAACAATACCCACTTCATTAGTAGCATTGTCAGTCCAGCTTAGAATAAAAGATGAAGAAGTAGCACAGCTAGCACTTGCATCTACTTCTTGTCCAGATACTTGAACAGGGTTAAATAAGTATCTTCTACGGCTACCATTGCTATTGCTATTGAGTTGAGTAATCGTACCGTTTGGATAAGTGTTATTTGTAGCTGTTGTACTAGCTGTATGGCTTGATATATTTACAGATAAGAAATCATTTGTTCCTGGTGCTCCTTCGTATCCAATTCCAACATTTCCTGCCGTAATTGCTCCCCCACTATTTCTCATTGAGCCATATATAAATTCTATCTGCCCACTACTTGTAGGAACTACTGTGTTTACTCTTGCTGTTTCGTATATACGCATTTCAAATGTAGCATCACTACTTCCACTATTGTAACTTACCTGCATGTTTCTACATTGCACTGCTAGTATTCTGTTAGGAGCTGTACCTGTTATTCTATATCGTACTTCCCCTGTTTCCCAATCTCCATCGTCTAAGACGCCTCCTACTGTACTACTTGCAGCAAATGGACTCAAACGTGCATGTCCATTGATATTATATGTATTTCCTTCAGAAAAAATAGGTATAGAGCCAAAACGAAGTACACCATTTGTATTTATATTAAAAGAAGTAAAACGTTCTCCCATAAACCATACTTCAAAGGGAATATTTACTACTGAGGCAGCAGGAACGTTTCCTCCTCCATCATTAAAAGTCTGATGATTTTCATTTGCTCCAATAATAGTAGTCCATCCTCCTCCTGTGGAAAGGCTGCTTGTATTATTGGTGCTGAAAGCATAATTATTAGCTTCTTGTGCGTGTAAAGCTAAAGGAAATAGAAAAACAAGAAAATATAAAGTAATTATTTTTTTCATAATATTGTAGTTAATAAATGGGTAGTAGATACATTACTGCATGAAATCTTGACAATTAATTAACTTAACTATACGCAATAGATATACTATTTAATAAAAAACAGTGATACTATTAAGTAAATGTTATCACAGTTAATGTTGTACATCAGTCTGCTTGACTGATTTGTAAAATAAAAAACTTAATTTTTTAAATAAAGCCTTATAAATTTTCCCATCAGACTAGAAGCCTGACCTACGTAAAAAACTGTGACGACCATTAGTAAGTTATAGGGGAAGTTAAATTTTGACAAAAATACTAATATGATTTGGAATTTGTATTAAAATACTACCAAAATATCTAAATAATACCTATTATGTAAAATATTATCATGAATTATAGTATATATCTAATCTCAATTATCAGAGCAAAATATATTCCATTATTATTGCAATAATTGACGCAAGTATCTAATAGTCAGTTGTATAGCAATTTTTTAAATTCTTTGTAATGGAGTGTGTTTTTTACTGGAAAAGTTGATTGATTTGAAATAATATACAAAAAAAAGTCAAAATATTAATAATTTTGAAAGTTGTCTTTTGATGATTCTATCTCATCCAAATAATGCTTTATTATTGAATGAGGTAGAAGCTATTTTCCAAAAAAAAACGCTTTATTATGAAAAATAATAAAGCGTTTTACCAAATAGTTTCAGATATTTACATTTTCACTACTTTATAAGTTCTTTGTAATGTACTTGTACTTAATCTTACCATGTAACTTCCACTTTTAAGATTGCTTAGTCCTCTCATTTCTACTCTATGACTTTTATCAGAAAAGGACTGCGAAATCGTTTTAATGCTCCTGCCAGTCATATCTAAAAGAGTAATTTCTACTATTTCTTCTTTCTCTAACGTAAAATCTAGCGTCAAAACATCTGTAAATGGATTTGGGTAGGCCACAAAAACAGAATTGTTTTCTACATTATTGATGTTCCAATTTACCTTTTGAATATTAGAATAAGAAAAACTTCCATCTTTATCGATTTGTTTTAGACGGTAGTATGCTTGGTTACTCTTTAGTCCAATCCCTTTATCAATAAAGGAATAAGATGCCTTTGCTTCACTTGCTGAGATAGACTCATGCACTTGTCCGATAACTTTAAAATCCTTTTCATTAATAGAGCATTCTACTTCAAAGCGACTATGATTTTTTCCCTTAGTTGTTGTCCAGTTCAAAATCGCATCTTCTTCAAACGGACTGACTTTAAAAGATGTAAAGGTAATAGGCAGAATAGTAAATTCATCGTCAGCTCCAAGAGTAAAAGGACTAAATTCATTTACTGTGCCTGCACTCAGTACACCATCGTAAGGTGTGTTGATAAGTCCACCATTGAAATGGTCTCTCCAAATACTTCCATCCCAACGTACAACTTTTAAATCATTCTCTTCACCAACGGTACAGCTACGAGTATCTTCATAACTAAGAGTAACCACAACATTAGAAAGACCATTCGTCCTATCTAAGTTCCAATACTCACACTGTCCTACGTGATGAATTGTTACCTCTTTAGAAAATGGGTCATAAGGTGTTACTTGATGAATGTAGTTGGCTGTGAAATGGTCAGTGGTATTAGCAGGCGCAGAAATTCCGATAGGTGCGCCCCATCCATCATTTCCAACTGGAAAATCAAAAGCATCATTTCCTATTTTACGTACCCACATATCTGCATGGCTTTCATTAGTAGATATTGTTGAAATAGCATTATCTGGAAAAATAATAAGATGGTCATTGTCAGCTCTAAAAACTCCATTTGTCCAAGTAGCAGAATTGTTTATTACAATATCTGTATTTTGTGTTCTTACTCCTGCACCTGTGTTGAGTATCACTAAATCATAGAACTGTAACCCTGTTGGAGGTGGAGTATTATCTTGATTTAAAGTTAATGAGGTAGAATTTAGTTGTCCTGTTAGTAAAAAATCATCATCAATAATATATAAAGACCAAGTACCTACATATGTTCCTGCATACCCACTCCAATCTTCAATAGGTCTAAAACTGCCTGTTATTGGGTCGGCATATCCGTTGGGAGGTGTAGTAGCTGCACTCATCGTAAAAGTAACATTCTGATAATCTTGACCGAAACTACCCATATCTGCAGCCACTGTAAAAACAGTTCCATCTGGAGAAGCTAAGTAAATTTCTATATCATCATTATAAGAGTGGTCTAAATCAATAAATAAATTATTAATTCCTGTATAATTGCCTGCTGGAACATCAAAATTAACAACACGCACATAATTTGAATTATAACCATTTAAATCACTTATATCAGTATTTGTTGATGTACCAAATCCACCACCACCACCACTGCCAACAGGAGGAATTGAAAGAGGCAGCGAAGCAG
This window encodes:
- a CDS encoding T9SS type A sorting domain-containing protein; translation: MKKNTIYLSICLILFFIFGANAQDATNYAFSTTTSGSLTAGGGWTTLIGTGLNHTNFNDGAGNVPASAVVNIPFEVWFMGERFTSFNVNTNGVLRFGSTPIFSEGNTYNIPDHARLCPFSASSTTGGTLDEGDWQTGEIRYKIIGTAPQRTLIVQCNNMRVSHNSGSADASFEMRIQETSRPTVDISSGQMTFVYGRMTKGTSGTITAGNIGIGYVDGVGNDFLSVNISNHTVSTTEISNTYPSGVITALNSNSNGSRRTYVFNPEEVIGQEIDVTANCIGNTSFVLDWTDNASNEVGIVLYSSTDGVNYTFDRQLPANTTSATITGLAPNTTYYYRVYAVTEGKLSDLAVSGTVSFTTVPNTFSTVYSATSGNWNTASTWITNAVPTLDDNVIIGCINPHTVPVNIPISANECRTLQIEPSSILNFNSGQILTVYGDVTNRGTINLDGGTLIIQGNLINDTDAVINVGNGTLIVEGDFQNYNTAVLNGNTGLFRLEGNFTNQGAYNPNTSTIRFDGNSLQLINHTGSSSYILPPTVTFPTSASLPLSIPPVGSGGGGGFGTSTNTDISDLNGYNSNYVRVVNFDVPAGNYTGINNLFIDLDHSYNDDIEIYLASPDGTVFTVAADMGSFGQDYQNVTFTMSAATTPPNGYADPITGSFRPIEDWSGYAGTYVGTWSLYIIDDDFLLTGQLNSTSLTLNQDNTPPPTGLQFYDLVILNTGAGVRTQNTDIVINNSATWTNGVFRADNDHLIIFPDNAISTISTNESHADMWVRKIGNDAFDFPVGNDGWGAPIGISAPANTTDHFTANYIHQVTPYDPFSKEVTIHHVGQCEYWNLDRTNGLSNVVVTLSYEDTRSCTVGEENDLKVVRWDGSIWRDHFNGGLINTPYDGVLSAGTVNEFSPFTLGADDEFTILPITFTSFKVSPFEEDAILNWTTTKGKNHSRFEVECSINEKDFKVIGQVHESISASEAKASYSFIDKGIGLKSNQAYYRLKQIDKDGSFSYSNIQKVNWNINNVENNSVFVAYPNPFTDVLTLDFTLEKEEIVEITLLDMTGRSIKTISQSFSDKSHRVEMRGLSNLKSGSYMVRLSTSTLQRTYKVVKM